In one window of uncultured Draconibacterium sp. DNA:
- the rfbB gene encoding dTDP-glucose 4,6-dehydratase, which yields MKTILITGGAGFIGSHVVRLFVNNYPDYKIVNLDKLTYAGNLNNLKDIEDKPNYEFVKGDIVDSEFIQQLFEERQFDGVIHLAAESHVDRSISNPTEFVFTNVIGTVNLLNAAKHIWKDNFEGKRFYHISTDEVYGSLGEEGMFTEETAYDPHSPYSASKASSDHFVRAYNDTFGVPTVISNCSNNYGSFQFPEKLIPLFIHNIKNNKPLPVYGKGENVRDWLWVVDHARAIDVIFHKGEIGETYNIGGFNEWTNIDLIRVMCRKMDEKLGRPEGESEKLITYVKDRAGHDLRYAIDATKIKNELGWEPSLQFEEGIELTIDWYLENTEWLENVTSGDYLKYYKQQYVKR from the coding sequence ATGAAGACAATACTAATTACCGGAGGTGCTGGTTTTATTGGATCTCACGTAGTACGTTTATTTGTAAATAACTACCCCGATTACAAAATTGTAAACCTCGATAAACTAACCTACGCCGGTAATCTCAATAATTTAAAAGATATTGAAGACAAGCCCAATTACGAATTTGTAAAAGGCGATATTGTCGATAGCGAGTTTATTCAGCAACTGTTTGAAGAACGTCAGTTCGATGGCGTAATTCACCTGGCTGCCGAATCGCATGTCGACCGTTCGATTTCGAACCCGACAGAATTTGTTTTTACCAACGTTATCGGCACCGTTAATTTGCTGAACGCTGCAAAACACATTTGGAAAGATAATTTTGAAGGCAAACGTTTCTACCATATTTCAACCGATGAGGTGTATGGTTCGTTGGGTGAGGAAGGTATGTTTACTGAGGAAACAGCTTACGATCCGCATAGTCCGTATTCGGCATCAAAAGCCAGCTCCGATCATTTTGTTCGTGCTTACAACGATACTTTTGGCGTGCCAACGGTAATTTCAAACTGCTCGAATAATTATGGCTCGTTTCAGTTTCCCGAGAAATTGATTCCGCTTTTTATTCACAACATAAAGAACAATAAGCCGCTGCCGGTTTATGGTAAAGGCGAAAACGTACGCGACTGGCTTTGGGTGGTTGATCATGCGCGGGCCATCGATGTAATTTTCCATAAAGGAGAAATTGGCGAAACCTACAACATTGGTGGTTTTAACGAGTGGACAAACATTGACCTGATTCGGGTGATGTGCCGAAAAATGGATGAAAAACTGGGCCGCCCTGAAGGCGAATCAGAAAAGCTGATCACTTATGTGAAAGACCGTGCCGGCCATGATTTACGTTATGCTATCGATGCCACAAAGATTAAAAACGAACTGGGGTGGGAGCCATCATTGCAGTTTGAAGAAGGTATTGAATTGACCATCGATTGGTACCTCGAAAATACTGAGTGGCTGGAAAACGTAACCTCAGGCGATTACCTGAAATACTACAAACAACAGTACGTAAAAAGATAA
- the galE gene encoding UDP-glucose 4-epimerase GalE: MAKKILVTGGTGYIGSHTVVELQNSGYDVVIVDDLSNSSIDVLDNIEKISGIKPAFEQFDLADAAKTDEFFSRNSDIEAIIHFAASKAVGESVQKPLLYYRNNLVSLMNLLDCQLKYGVANIVFSSSCTVYGQPEVLPVTEETPRKDAESPYGNTKRVNEDILSDSIAAFPQLKGIALRYFNPIGAHPTALIGELPLGVPQNLVPFITQTAAGLRDELKVFGDDYDTVDGSAVRDYINVVDLAKAHVVAIERLLEGKNKKNYEIFNLGTGNGLSVLEIVNGFEKATGVKLNYKIVGRRAGDIEKIWADTTFANEELGWKAEKGTEETLLSAWNWEKKVRGIK; encoded by the coding sequence ATGGCAAAAAAGATTTTAGTTACAGGCGGAACCGGGTACATTGGTTCGCATACCGTTGTTGAATTACAGAATTCGGGGTACGATGTTGTAATTGTCGACGACCTTTCAAACTCAAGTATTGATGTATTGGATAACATCGAAAAAATTTCAGGAATAAAACCGGCATTCGAACAGTTTGATTTAGCAGATGCTGCAAAAACCGACGAATTTTTTAGCCGCAATTCGGATATCGAGGCAATTATTCATTTTGCAGCCTCAAAAGCGGTTGGCGAATCGGTGCAAAAACCCTTGCTGTACTACCGCAACAACCTGGTGTCGTTGATGAACCTGCTGGATTGCCAGTTGAAATACGGGGTGGCAAATATTGTATTCTCGTCGTCGTGTACGGTTTACGGTCAGCCCGAGGTATTGCCGGTTACTGAAGAAACGCCACGCAAAGATGCCGAGTCACCATACGGAAACACCAAGCGTGTTAACGAAGATATTTTAAGCGACAGCATTGCCGCTTTCCCGCAATTAAAAGGAATTGCATTGCGCTATTTTAACCCTATTGGGGCACATCCAACCGCTCTGATTGGTGAATTACCGCTGGGCGTACCACAAAACCTGGTGCCGTTTATTACTCAAACAGCAGCCGGTTTACGCGACGAACTAAAAGTGTTTGGCGACGATTACGATACGGTAGACGGATCGGCCGTTCGCGATTACATAAACGTGGTTGATTTGGCCAAAGCACACGTTGTAGCCATTGAGCGATTGCTGGAAGGCAAAAACAAAAAGAACTACGAAATTTTTAACCTCGGTACCGGAAACGGACTTTCAGTTCTGGAAATTGTAAACGGTTTTGAGAAAGCAACCGGTGTTAAACTGAATTACAAAATTGTAGGTCGTCGTGCCGGCGATATCGAAAAAATTTGGGCCGACACTACTTTTGCCAACGAAGAACTGGGCTGGAAAGCTGAAAAAGGAACAGAAGAAACGCTACTTTCGGCCTGGAACTGGGAGAAAAAAGTTCGGGGAATTAAATAA
- a CDS encoding SPOR domain-containing protein, with translation MSFGKEIYTLLLQHDIVIIPGLGAFVSEYRPAEISDESDEIKPPSKTISFNGQLKNNDGLLVGHIAEKLHISHFNALVRIEKERDEMLFKLDKGDEVFVEGVGVLSHNDQGEIVFEAAEEENMLLDSFGLGAMSISEPEPVEEPKEETPETPEEETAEVAEEEPEEEPEVTEPEPQEEERLIEAPPTGEEKIKEEKQEVQTKEKEAKKRKPWLFLLIIIPLLAVAVFVFLKGFNDNAGDVNKKLPPTTTTEELTIEQTPVATDTTATDSVLIAAEDTTLAADTTQNISEPIEMMPEEQDSIKYYLVGGSFSVKENANNYLLELQEKGYEAFHVGKKGRFFIVGIASYKTFAEANAAKVKYMEDNPGSEVWVYRK, from the coding sequence GTGAGCTTCGGAAAAGAAATATATACACTTCTGTTACAGCACGATATTGTAATCATTCCCGGATTGGGTGCTTTTGTTTCGGAATACCGGCCGGCGGAGATTAGCGACGAGAGCGATGAAATAAAACCTCCGTCGAAAACCATTTCGTTTAACGGGCAACTAAAAAACAACGACGGATTACTGGTTGGCCATATTGCAGAAAAACTCCATATATCGCATTTTAATGCACTGGTTCGTATTGAAAAAGAACGCGATGAGATGCTTTTTAAGCTCGACAAAGGCGACGAGGTTTTTGTTGAAGGAGTGGGTGTACTTTCGCACAACGACCAGGGTGAAATTGTTTTTGAAGCTGCGGAAGAAGAGAATATGCTGCTCGATTCGTTTGGCCTTGGAGCTATGTCGATAAGCGAACCGGAGCCTGTTGAAGAACCGAAAGAAGAAACTCCAGAAACTCCAGAAGAAGAAACAGCTGAAGTGGCCGAAGAAGAACCTGAAGAGGAGCCCGAAGTAACAGAACCTGAACCACAGGAAGAAGAAAGGCTTATTGAAGCGCCGCCGACCGGAGAAGAGAAGATTAAAGAAGAAAAACAGGAAGTTCAAACAAAGGAAAAGGAAGCAAAAAAGAGGAAACCCTGGTTGTTTCTGCTTATTATTATTCCTTTACTTGCCGTTGCGGTATTTGTCTTTCTGAAAGGATTTAACGATAACGCGGGAGACGTCAACAAAAAGCTGCCTCCAACAACTACTACCGAAGAGTTGACGATTGAACAAACACCGGTTGCCACTGACACTACTGCAACAGACTCAGTATTAATCGCCGCAGAAGATACAACTTTGGCTGCCGATACCACACAAAACATATCTGAACCTATTGAAATGATGCCTGAAGAACAGGACTCGATTAAGTATTACCTGGTTGGCGGAAGCTTTTCAGTAAAAGAAAATGCAAATAATTACTTGCTTGAATTGCAGGAAAAAGGGTACGAAGCTTTTCATGTTGGAAAAAAAGGTCGTTTCTTTATTGTTGGTATAGCCAGCTATAAAACCTTTGCCGAGGCCAATGCTGCTAAAGTGAAATATATGGAAGACAATCCGGGGTCGGAAGTTTGGGTATACAGAAAATAA
- a CDS encoding DoxX family protein has translation MNIALWIIQIIIAALFLTTGSLKLVLPKDNLIKVFEWIEDFTEQRLRLIGAFEVLGGLGLFLPGVYSTLEILIPIAAIGLTIIMVMATFVHSKRKETKDLIFNIVVLVLLLLVVAGRLFLVRL, from the coding sequence ATGAATATAGCGCTCTGGATTATCCAAATTATTATTGCAGCTCTCTTTCTTACTACAGGTTCGCTGAAACTTGTTTTACCAAAAGACAACCTCATAAAAGTTTTCGAATGGATCGAAGATTTCACCGAACAACGACTGCGATTAATTGGAGCATTCGAGGTGTTGGGCGGCTTAGGACTTTTCCTGCCAGGCGTTTATTCCACTCTCGAAATTTTAATCCCGATAGCGGCCATTGGACTTACAATTATTATGGTTATGGCCACCTTTGTTCATTCAAAAAGAAAAGAAACAAAAGACCTGATATTTAATATAGTCGTTTTGGTTCTGCTTTTGCTTGTTGTTGCCGGACGATTATTCCTGGTTAGGTTATAG
- a CDS encoding dodecin family protein: MPNSVYKIVELIGSSPVSWEQAAQNAISMASKSLRDLRIAEVSKMDIHITEGEIECYRVKLKVSFKYEN; the protein is encoded by the coding sequence ATGCCTAACAGTGTTTACAAAATTGTTGAGCTGATTGGAAGCAGCCCAGTATCGTGGGAGCAAGCAGCACAAAATGCCATAAGCATGGCATCAAAATCATTACGCGATTTACGAATTGCAGAAGTATCTAAAATGGACATTCACATTACCGAAGGTGAAATTGAATGTTATCGTGTAAAACTAAAAGTATCGTTTAAGTACGAAAATTAA
- a CDS encoding nucleoside hydrolase: MFKIINTLANQINRSPMFKKILALLLVSLVFNAFVSAHSGKPKYHVIIDTDGAIDDMRAISMFLAQNDTRVLAITCSQGTLAPDSIFVKVNNLLAAFHHEGIPLGLDKKLDKELPLWAAYTQKIKWAANENSQSASPKVSSGELISLVFKDYPEKITLVALGSLKTYAELVEQHPEYVDNIERIVWYNNPYVDTDFNESVSPESYTYLKQKNIPLEVVGNNSDRYNIDEAYVETIKSTNSKYAKQIAWVHQHPEIVSRMKAEHLQLWDDLVALYLTVPILFQTEKTEGEVSYVSVQNELPDEVVNKAISAILESGIQTTNRVFNSFPIIADLYKPDYAKILESTIENYGLIEWKAISMTNEIHGHTGIYSIIGAKMGIRAMEYFNVGVNNLTITTFAGSHPPLSCFNDGIQIGTGATIGQGLISVSDTVLEVPTITASFNKQKIKIAVKQEIAEQMQKEIEYGVNTYGGLTDEYWRYIEKLAIRYWSEFDRNEIFTIRKL, encoded by the coding sequence ATGTTTAAAATAATAAATACTTTAGCCAATCAAATTAACCGTTCGCCCATGTTTAAAAAGATTTTAGCACTGTTGTTGGTAAGCCTTGTTTTTAATGCCTTTGTGTCGGCGCATTCCGGCAAACCCAAATACCACGTAATTATTGATACCGATGGTGCGATTGACGATATGCGGGCTATTTCAATGTTTCTAGCGCAAAATGATACCCGGGTTTTGGCTATCACCTGCTCACAAGGAACATTAGCGCCCGATTCAATTTTTGTTAAGGTAAATAATTTGCTGGCGGCTTTTCATCACGAGGGAATTCCGCTAGGATTGGATAAAAAGCTGGATAAAGAGCTACCACTCTGGGCTGCGTATACACAAAAAATTAAGTGGGCAGCAAACGAAAATTCGCAGTCTGCTTCTCCCAAAGTCAGTTCGGGAGAATTGATTTCATTGGTGTTTAAAGACTATCCCGAAAAAATTACTCTGGTGGCCTTAGGATCATTAAAAACCTATGCCGAATTGGTGGAGCAACATCCGGAATATGTAGACAACATCGAGCGAATTGTGTGGTATAATAATCCGTATGTCGATACCGATTTTAATGAATCGGTTTCGCCGGAGAGTTATACATATTTAAAACAAAAAAACATTCCTTTGGAAGTGGTTGGCAATAATTCCGATCGTTACAATATTGATGAGGCCTACGTGGAGACCATTAAAAGTACCAACTCGAAGTATGCCAAACAGATTGCCTGGGTGCACCAACATCCGGAGATTGTATCGCGAATGAAAGCGGAGCACCTGCAACTTTGGGACGATCTGGTGGCGCTTTATTTAACAGTGCCGATCCTATTTCAAACCGAAAAGACGGAAGGAGAAGTAAGTTATGTATCTGTACAGAATGAGCTGCCCGATGAAGTGGTTAATAAGGCCATTTCTGCTATATTGGAGTCAGGAATACAAACAACAAACCGGGTGTTTAACAGCTTTCCTATAATTGCTGATTTGTATAAACCTGACTATGCAAAAATACTGGAATCGACCATTGAGAATTACGGATTGATTGAATGGAAAGCCATAAGTATGACCAACGAAATCCACGGGCATACCGGCATTTATTCTATTATCGGTGCAAAAATGGGTATCCGTGCCATGGAGTATTTTAATGTAGGTGTGAACAACCTTACCATCACCACATTTGCAGGTAGCCATCCGCCGCTAAGTTGTTTTAACGATGGAATTCAAATAGGTACCGGTGCTACTATCGGGCAGGGGCTAATTTCGGTTTCCGATACTGTTTTAGAAGTACCAACAATTACGGCATCATTCAATAAGCAAAAAATAAAAATTGCGGTGAAGCAGGAAATCGCTGAGCAAATGCAGAAGGAAATTGAATACGGCGTTAACACATACGGAGGGCTAACCGACGAATACTGGCGGTATATTGAAAAACTGGCCATCCGTTACTGGAGCGAATTCGACCGAAACGAAATATTTACCATCAGGAAATTATAA
- a CDS encoding RNA-binding S4 domain-containing protein, with translation MREFQLSSEYIELVKLLKLLRIAQTGGHAKIIVEDGEVVRNGEPEFRKRAKLVKGDVLEIMGETIKIV, from the coding sequence ATGCGCGAGTTTCAGCTGAGCAGCGAATATATTGAACTGGTAAAACTGTTAAAGCTTTTACGAATTGCACAAACGGGTGGCCACGCAAAAATTATCGTTGAGGATGGCGAAGTGGTTCGCAACGGCGAGCCCGAGTTCAGGAAAAGAGCCAAGCTGGTGAAAGGCGATGTGCTCGAGATTATGGGAGAAACCATTAAAATAGTATAA
- a CDS encoding C1 family peptidase: MKLLSMLAALLLMVSVVYAEGEKEDFTIVKEVEHTPVISQGRTGTCWSFATTSFLESEIMRQGFPETNLSEMFFVYYNYKNKAFQYLLYHGKNNFGEGSLSHDVLKVVADQGLMLYDEFPGIKKDGKYNHSALVKELRDETDKINKEKRGKVDVSDLKGFKSALKSELGKLPGKVELEGNKYSAAELRDKFEINPDDYVELTSFSHHPFWKQCVVEVPDNWAHASYYNLPLDDLLDVMYYALNNGFSIAWDGDTSEETFVHKKGKADVPEKLQGKVDQEERQKTFYDRTTTDDHLMHLVGLSKDAEGKDCFYTKNSWGAESNVYGGYLHLTEDYVRLKTIGIMVHKDAIPKAVKSKLGI; encoded by the coding sequence ATGAAATTATTGTCAATGTTAGCTGCGTTACTACTGATGGTATCAGTTGTTTATGCGGAGGGAGAGAAAGAAGATTTTACTATTGTTAAAGAGGTGGAGCATACACCGGTTATCAGCCAGGGTCGTACCGGAACCTGCTGGAGTTTTGCTACCACCAGTTTTTTAGAATCGGAAATTATGCGCCAAGGATTTCCCGAAACCAATTTGTCGGAAATGTTTTTTGTGTATTACAATTATAAAAACAAGGCGTTTCAGTACCTGCTTTATCATGGTAAGAACAATTTCGGAGAAGGAAGTTTGTCGCACGATGTATTAAAAGTTGTGGCCGACCAGGGGCTGATGTTATACGATGAGTTTCCAGGAATCAAGAAGGATGGAAAATACAACCACTCGGCGTTGGTTAAAGAGCTTCGTGATGAAACGGATAAAATTAACAAGGAGAAAAGAGGCAAAGTTGATGTTTCCGATTTGAAAGGATTTAAGTCGGCGTTAAAAAGCGAATTAGGCAAGCTGCCTGGAAAAGTGGAGCTGGAAGGCAATAAATACTCGGCCGCAGAGCTTCGGGATAAATTTGAAATAAATCCGGATGATTATGTGGAGCTTACCTCGTTCAGTCATCACCCGTTTTGGAAGCAATGTGTTGTTGAGGTACCCGATAACTGGGCGCATGCATCGTACTATAATCTGCCGTTGGATGATTTATTGGATGTAATGTACTATGCGCTGAACAACGGTTTTAGTATTGCCTGGGACGGCGATACCAGCGAGGAAACGTTTGTGCATAAAAAGGGTAAAGCGGATGTGCCTGAAAAACTGCAGGGAAAAGTGGATCAGGAAGAACGCCAGAAAACGTTTTACGACCGCACAACAACCGACGACCACCTGATGCACCTGGTTGGATTGTCGAAAGATGCCGAGGGAAAAGATTGCTTCTACACCAAAAACTCGTGGGGTGCAGAAAGTAACGTTTACGGAGGTTACCTGCACCTGACTGAAGATTACGTACGCCTAAAAACCATTGGAATTATGGTACACAAAGATGCCATTCCTAAGGCTGTAAAATCAAAACTTGGAATATAA
- a CDS encoding MmcQ/YjbR family DNA-binding protein encodes MNIEEIREYCIQKKGVTESFPFNETTLVFKVMNKMFCLLGLDNQRVSLKNDPDKNIELRAQFPAIYEGYHLHKQMWNTIELNGTVPSKLMAQMIDESYDLIVASLTKKLKEELKNL; translated from the coding sequence ATGAATATTGAAGAGATCCGCGAGTATTGCATTCAGAAAAAGGGCGTTACTGAAAGTTTTCCTTTTAATGAAACCACTTTGGTTTTTAAGGTGATGAATAAAATGTTTTGTTTGCTGGGCCTCGATAATCAACGGGTGAGCTTAAAAAACGATCCGGATAAAAATATTGAGCTAAGGGCACAGTTTCCGGCCATTTACGAAGGTTATCATTTGCACAAGCAAATGTGGAATACCATTGAGTTAAACGGAACGGTTCCGTCGAAACTGATGGCCCAAATGATCGATGAATCGTATGATCTGATCGTTGCAAGCCTGACCAAAAAGTTAAAAGAAGAATTAAAAAACTTATAG
- a CDS encoding YraN family protein, which translates to MVSTRELGDLGEGLAQDYLRKLGYEIKATNWYHGHLELDIVAQDGDELVIVEVKARSGLRYEHPSEAVTNSKIKRIVEAADAYIIEHESELDTRFDVITVIFFQQGHELEHFKDAFYPTM; encoded by the coding sequence ATGGTATCAACACGCGAATTGGGTGATTTGGGCGAGGGACTTGCACAGGATTATCTCCGAAAGCTGGGATACGAGATTAAAGCCACCAACTGGTATCATGGACATTTGGAATTGGATATTGTTGCGCAGGATGGCGATGAGCTGGTCATTGTTGAAGTGAAAGCCCGGTCGGGATTGCGTTACGAGCATCCATCGGAAGCAGTAACCAACTCCAAAATAAAACGAATTGTTGAAGCGGCCGATGCCTACATTATTGAACACGAGAGCGAACTGGACACCCGTTTTGATGTGATCACCGTAATTTTCTTTCAGCAGGGGCACGAGTTGGAGCATTTTAAAGATGCTTTTTATCCAACGATGTAA
- a CDS encoding LD-carboxypeptidase, which yields MITLQPIQPGSIIRIVSPAGKIDEKHVMPAVNWLEEQGYTVKLGKHVFARHFQFAGTDEQRAADVQEALDDPDCDAIICSRGGYGTVRIIERLDFTQFLEKPKWLVGFSDITILHSQLHNLEVPTIHGVMPRYFFDDNGKPREDLTSMMKLLKGEGISYNIDATEFDRPGAASGQLLGGNLSIVNSLHGTKYDIDTPGKILFLEDIDEFLYHTDRMVHQLKLSGKLDNLAGLILGDFTDMKDNESPFGQTVHEIFAEAVKDFDYPVCYGFPGGHDKKNLALAFGRDWELEVTESGTRLRLV from the coding sequence ATGATTACACTACAACCCATACAACCCGGCTCAATAATCCGAATTGTTTCTCCGGCCGGGAAAATTGATGAAAAACATGTAATGCCCGCTGTTAACTGGCTGGAAGAACAAGGGTATACTGTAAAACTTGGTAAACACGTTTTCGCCCGACATTTCCAGTTTGCCGGCACCGATGAACAACGTGCTGCCGATGTGCAGGAAGCGCTTGACGATCCTGATTGCGATGCGATTATTTGCTCGCGTGGCGGTTACGGAACGGTGCGTATTATCGAACGGCTCGATTTTACTCAATTTCTCGAAAAGCCAAAGTGGCTGGTGGGTTTTAGCGACATTACCATTTTACACTCGCAATTACATAATCTTGAAGTTCCCACCATTCACGGAGTGATGCCTCGTTACTTTTTTGATGACAATGGTAAACCTCGTGAGGATTTGACTTCAATGATGAAACTGTTAAAAGGAGAGGGGATCAGTTACAATATTGATGCAACTGAATTTGATCGTCCGGGTGCAGCTTCCGGGCAATTGCTTGGTGGAAACTTGTCGATTGTAAACAGTTTGCACGGCACAAAATATGATATCGACACACCGGGTAAAATTCTTTTTCTGGAAGATATTGACGAGTTTTTGTATCACACCGACCGTATGGTTCATCAACTGAAATTAAGCGGGAAACTGGATAATCTGGCCGGACTGATCTTGGGTGATTTTACCGACATGAAAGATAATGAATCGCCTTTTGGACAAACGGTTCATGAGATTTTTGCAGAAGCGGTAAAAGATTTTGACTACCCCGTTTGTTACGGATTTCCGGGAGGACACGATAAAAAGAACCTGGCACTTGCTTTTGGCCGGGATTGGGAACTGGAAGTTACTGAAAGCGGAACGAGGTTGAGATTGGTATAG
- a CDS encoding HAD hydrolase-like protein produces the protein MAQFSHIIFDLDGTLTDNTLGIKNSLKYALGQMQVDGYHENILDTFIGPPLQWGFSTQFGMNERDTKLAVDYFREYYGEHGWHQNDPYDGIMELLAELDAQGKRMYVATAKLEKYANKIIEHFEMDRYIIQLKGADYHAKKATKDKIIADVLTMQQLVPSKEIVMVGDTVYDIEGGNENEISTIAVGYGFGKEKDLRAANPDYFAEDVEELFEILTA, from the coding sequence ATGGCACAATTTTCACACATTATATTCGATCTCGACGGTACGCTCACCGACAATACGCTGGGCATAAAAAACTCGCTTAAATATGCGTTGGGACAAATGCAGGTTGACGGTTACCACGAAAATATTCTGGATACATTTATCGGTCCTCCGCTGCAGTGGGGTTTTAGCACGCAGTTTGGAATGAACGAACGCGACACAAAACTGGCCGTTGATTATTTCCGCGAATATTACGGCGAACATGGCTGGCACCAAAACGATCCGTACGATGGAATTATGGAATTGCTGGCCGAGTTGGATGCGCAGGGAAAAAGAATGTATGTGGCTACTGCAAAACTGGAAAAGTATGCCAACAAAATTATCGAGCATTTTGAAATGGACCGCTACATAATTCAGCTAAAAGGAGCCGATTATCATGCAAAAAAGGCCACGAAAGATAAAATTATTGCAGATGTTTTAACTATGCAACAACTGGTTCCATCGAAAGAAATTGTAATGGTTGGCGATACGGTTTATGATATTGAAGGCGGTAACGAAAACGAAATTTCTACCATCGCAGTGGGCTACGGTTTTGGAAAAGAAAAAGATCTGCGTGCTGCCAATCCTGATTATTTTGCTGAGGATGTTGAAGAATTGTTTGAGATTTTAACTGCTTAG